In Actinomycetes bacterium, the genomic window TCGAGCTGCCCCTGCTGTTGGGCGGGGTGGGCGCCAAGGAGGCGCGCCGCCGCGCGGTCCAGATGCTCGAGCGGGTGGAGCTCGGCCACCGCACCGGGCACCGGCCCAACGAGCTGTCGGGTGGGGAGCAGCAGCGGGTCACGGTCGCGCGGGCGCTGGCGTCGCGGCCCGCGGTCGTGTGGGCCGACGAGCCCACCGGCAACCTCGACACCCAGATGGCCACGCAGGTCGTCGACCTGCTGCACGAGCTGAACCGGGTCGACGGGCAGACGATCGTGCTGGTCACCCACGACCCGGTCATCGGCGAGCAGGCCGGGCGGCTGATCCGCATGCGCGACGGCCGGCTGGTCGACGACGAGCAGCGTCCCCAGACCGACGCGCCGCAGGCGGGCGACGGCCGCAGCGCCGTGCGGGTGGAGGGCTAGTCGATGTACCCCAACCTCACCCCCACCCTCGCCGTCCTGCTCGGGGCCGCGCTGGCCGTCGCCGCGTTCATCGCGATCCGCCGGCCGTTCCTGCGCAAGCTCGCGCTGCGGCAGATCGCCCGCCGCCGCGGCGAGGCGGCCCTGGTGGTGATCGGCTCGGTGCTCGGCACCGCGATCATCATCGGCAGCCTGATCGTCGGCGACACCCTGAACTTCTCCGTCAAGCAGGCCGCCTACAACAACCTCGGGCCGATCGACGAGATCGTCAGCTCGCCCACCATCGCCCAGGGCGACCAGGCCGCCCGGCGGGTCGCCGGACTGCGCGGCGACCCCGACGTCGACGGGATCCTGACGCTGCGCGGCGACCAGGCCGCCGTCACCCGCGGCAGCGGTGCCAGCCGCACGGCCGAGCCCCGCGCGAGCGTCTGGGAGGTCGACTTCGCCCAGGCGGCCGCGTTCCGCGGCGGCGTCGGGGGCGGCTCCGGGCTGTCCGGCCCGGCGCCCGGCGCCGGCGAGGCGGTCATCAACGACGACCTTGCCACGCAGCTCGGCGCCCGCGCCGGGGACACCCTCACCTTCTACCTCTACGGCCGGCCCACCCAGGCCCGGGTGGCCCGGGTGGTGCCCACCAAGGGCCTGGCCGGGGCGGGCACCGGCCAGACGGCCGCGCGCAACGCCTTCTTCACCACCGGCACGCTGGACCAGGCGGCCAGGGCGGCCCAGGCCGCTCAGGCCGGCGCCGGGCCCAGGCAGCCCGGCACGACCACCGCCGGTGCAGCGGCCTTGGCGGCCGGCGCCGGCGGAGCCGCCGCCCAGGCCGGCGCGCCACCGGCCGCCGAGCCGCGCACCTTCACCTTCGTCTCCAACACCGGGGGGGTCGAGGAGGGCGACAAGCGCAGCGACGCGGTCGCCGCCAAGCTCAAGGCCGCCCTGGGCCCGCTTGCCAGCCAGGGGACCTCGGTCGAGAAGCCCAAGCAGAGCGTGCTCAAGGCCGCCGAGGCCGCCGGCAACGGCCTCGGCTCGCTGTTCCTGTTCATCGGCAGCTTCTCGGTCATCGCCGGGGTGCTGCTGCTGGTCAACATCTTCGTGATGCTGGCCGAGGAGCGGAAGTCGGAGCTTGGCATGCTGCGGGCGGTCGGCATGAAACGCGGCCGGCTGGTGCGCAGCTTCATCATCGAGGGCACCGTCTACGCGCTGGTCGCCTCCCTGCTCGGGATCCTCATCGGCCTGGGCGTCGGCCGTGCCGTCGTGGTGGTCGCCGCGCGCATCTTCAGTGGCTTCTCGGACGACGATGCGTTCAACCTGGCGTTCAAGTTCACCCCGATCAGCATCTTCAACGGCTTCGCGATGGGCTTCCTGATCGCGTTCGTGACCGTGGCGCTGACCAGCATCCGCATCAGCCGGGTCAACATCATCGCCGCCATCCGCGACCTGCCCAACGAGGGCGGCCGCCGGCTCAAGCGCCGCTGGGTGGTCCTCTCTACCGTCGCCGCGGCGCTGTTCGGCGCGCTGGCGGCGGTGGCGATCGCCCGCAGCCAGGGGGTCGGGGTCTACCTGTACCCGGCGCTGGCGGTGCTCGCGCTGTGCCCGCTGCTGGTGCGCCTGGCGCCCAGGCGCTGGGTCTACAGCGGGGCGTCGCTGGCGGTGCTGGGCTGGGGGCTGGCCGCCAACACGCTGCGGCCCAAGGTGTTCGACGACGGCTCCACGGCCACCTTCATCGTGCTCGGCAGCCTGCTGACCTTCTCGGCGGTGTTGCTGGTCAGCCAGAACCAGGAACTGCTGACCCGCCCGCTGCGGCCGCTGATCGCCCGCCCCTCGCTGGCCGGGCTGGCCACCCGGCTGGCGGTCGCCTACCCGATCGCGCGGCGGTTCCGCACCGGCGCCATCCTGATCATGTACGGGCTGGTGGTGTTCACCCTGGTGCTGATCACCGTGATTGGCAACCTGATCAGCGCCGGCACCGACACCGAGGTGCGCAACGCCTCGGGCGGCTACGCGGTCCGGGCCGACTTCAACCCCTCGGCGCCCGTCGCCGACCCGGCCCGCGCGTTCACCACCGGGCGGTTCGCCGGCAAGGTGGCCGCGGTCGCCCCCCTCACGGTGGTCGGCGGCAAGGTGACCAACCTGATCAAGGGGCGCACCGACCCGATCGATGCCGCCGTGGTCGGCACCGACCCCACCGTGTACCAGAGCGGCCTGTTCCCGCTCAACAAGCGGCTGGCGCGGCTCGGCGACGACCGCGCGGTCTGGCAAGCGGTCCAGGCCGACCCGGGCTACGTGATCCTGGACCCGTTCCTCGGCGAGGAGGGCGGCGGCCCGTCGGGGGTCACCTACGAGCCGGGCGACACCTTGATGCTCACCGATCCCAACACCGGCAAGGCCGAGCAGAAGACGATCGCCGGCGTCCTCAAGTCCAGCCAGGGCTTCTTCGGCGTCGGCAACACCGGGTTCCTGAGCCCGGTCATCGTGAGCCAGTCGGCTGCCCGGGCCCAGTTCGGGCCCAACGCCAAGCTCGCCAGCGCCTTCGTCAAGCCGGCGGCCGGCGTCACCGACCAGGCGCTCGCCGCCGAGCTGCAGGGCCAGTACCTGCCCGAGGGGCTGGTCGCCACCCAGATCCGCGACCAGGTCGAGCGCGGGTTCGCCGCCAACCGCGGCTTCTTCCAGCTGATGCAGGGGTTCCTCGCACTCGGCCTGATCGTGGGCATCGCCGGCCTCGGGGTGGTGATGGTCCGCGCGGTCCGGGAGCGGCGCCGCACCATCGGGGTGCTGCGCGCGCTGGGGTTCCCGTCGGGCACGGTGCAGCGGGCCTTCCTGACCGAGAGCACGTTCGTGGCGCTGGAGGGGATCGTGCTCGGCACGGCCCTGTCGATCGTCACCAGCTACCTGCTGTTCAAAAACGACGACGAGCTGAACGCGTCCGGGGTCGGCTTCCCGATCCCGTGGACCAGCATCGCGGTGCTGGTGCTGGCCGCGGCGGCGGCCTCGGTCCTGGCCACGGTCTGGCCGGCCCGGCAGGCGGCCAAGATCCGCCCGGCGGTCGCCCTGCGCATCGCCGACTGACCACCCGCCGGCACGGCGCGCCCGGGACCCGCACCGGGCGCGCCGTGCCAGGGGCGGGGTGTCACAGCCGGCACAGCCGGCACAGCCGGTAGTGTCCCTCCGGGCGACGGCCGGGTGCGACCGGTGATGCCTTGCACCAGACGCGGTGATTCGTGGCGGCTCCGTCCCGCGGTGCTGGCACCTCGGCAACCCGGCTGATGGCTCTACCCGCGTCGGCGTCTCCGAGGTCCTCGGTAGGGATCTGGCTGGCAACCTCGGCAACCCGGCTGATGGCTCTACCCTCCTGAGTCATGGGGTCTCCCTGGGGGAACGCTTCGCCGGCTCACTCCTCGACGAGCCTGCTTCGGGGCCGTTACGCGTGAGTGCCAGGCTGGGCCGGCGGGCCACGTCGGCGGTCGCGAGCAGGCGGTGCCGAAGCTCGGTAGAGTGAGCGGCCATGAGCCAGCTCCCTATGACCGAGCCGGACGAGACGCGCATCTCGGAGCCCGAGGGCTCCCTGGAGGCCCTCGCCGCAGCCGACGGCATCGAGGAGACCGCGGAGCTGGCCGGGCGCTACCCGTCCTGCCTGGCCGCGTGGGCGGAGCTGGGGGAGACGGCCCTGGCCGTCGGCCGCACGGTCGACGCCTACGCCTACTTCCGGGTCGGCTACCACCGGGGCCTGGACCGCGTGCGCAAAGCCGGATGGCGGGGGAGTGGCCGGGTGCTCTGGTCGCACGAGTCCAACCGCGGGTTCCTGCGCTGCCTGCGCGGCCTGCAGCTGGCCGCCGAAGCCCTCGGCGAGCGGGACGAGGCCGAGCGCTGCCTGACGTTCCTGCGCGAGCTCGCCCCTGACGCGCCAGAACTCGAGCGCAGATCCGTGGTTTGAGTCGCCAGTAGCTCCCTGAAGTCCTGGTTCGATGTGGGGGAGCTCGCTCTGGCGGCGATGGCGGCGACCGCCGGCCTTGGTCTGCGCGCAGCGGCGTGCCCTGACTGCAGTCCTCGGTCGATGTGGGGGGAGCTCGCCCCCCCCACGGCCCCCCAAGAGCGCCTGTGCCAGCGTGCCGGGGGCGCCGCGGGTGCACCAGGACACGCTCCCCCACGGCCCCCCAACAGCGCCGGTACCATGGTCGGGCTGCTCGGCGAGGCTTAGGCGCCCTCGGCGCCCAGGCCCTCCC contains:
- a CDS encoding ABC transporter ATP-binding protein, translated to MRKRNGGAAEAAAVSVDGDGRPALLVAEHVRKVYRTGEIEVAALVDLDLTVHQGEMVAVMGPSGSGKTTLLNCLSGLDDIDAGRVLVNGQDLFAMSDAARTTHRATSMGFIFQAFNLIPVFTAAENVELPLLLGGVGAKEARRRAVQMLERVELGHRTGHRPNELSGGEQQRVTVARALASRPAVVWADEPTGNLDTQMATQVVDLLHELNRVDGQTIVLVTHDPVIGEQAGRLIRMRDGRLVDDEQRPQTDAPQAGDGRSAVRVEG
- a CDS encoding DUF3151 domain-containing protein; its protein translation is MSQLPMTEPDETRISEPEGSLEALAAADGIEETAELAGRYPSCLAAWAELGETALAVGRTVDAYAYFRVGYHRGLDRVRKAGWRGSGRVLWSHESNRGFLRCLRGLQLAAEALGERDEAERCLTFLRELAPDAPELERRSVV
- a CDS encoding FtsX-like permease family protein translates to MYPNLTPTLAVLLGAALAVAAFIAIRRPFLRKLALRQIARRRGEAALVVIGSVLGTAIIIGSLIVGDTLNFSVKQAAYNNLGPIDEIVSSPTIAQGDQAARRVAGLRGDPDVDGILTLRGDQAAVTRGSGASRTAEPRASVWEVDFAQAAAFRGGVGGGSGLSGPAPGAGEAVINDDLATQLGARAGDTLTFYLYGRPTQARVARVVPTKGLAGAGTGQTAARNAFFTTGTLDQAARAAQAAQAGAGPRQPGTTTAGAAALAAGAGGAAAQAGAPPAAEPRTFTFVSNTGGVEEGDKRSDAVAAKLKAALGPLASQGTSVEKPKQSVLKAAEAAGNGLGSLFLFIGSFSVIAGVLLLVNIFVMLAEERKSELGMLRAVGMKRGRLVRSFIIEGTVYALVASLLGILIGLGVGRAVVVVAARIFSGFSDDDAFNLAFKFTPISIFNGFAMGFLIAFVTVALTSIRISRVNIIAAIRDLPNEGGRRLKRRWVVLSTVAAALFGALAAVAIARSQGVGVYLYPALAVLALCPLLVRLAPRRWVYSGASLAVLGWGLAANTLRPKVFDDGSTATFIVLGSLLTFSAVLLVSQNQELLTRPLRPLIARPSLAGLATRLAVAYPIARRFRTGAILIMYGLVVFTLVLITVIGNLISAGTDTEVRNASGGYAVRADFNPSAPVADPARAFTTGRFAGKVAAVAPLTVVGGKVTNLIKGRTDPIDAAVVGTDPTVYQSGLFPLNKRLARLGDDRAVWQAVQADPGYVILDPFLGEEGGGPSGVTYEPGDTLMLTDPNTGKAEQKTIAGVLKSSQGFFGVGNTGFLSPVIVSQSAARAQFGPNAKLASAFVKPAAGVTDQALAAELQGQYLPEGLVATQIRDQVERGFAANRGFFQLMQGFLALGLIVGIAGLGVVMVRAVRERRRTIGVLRALGFPSGTVQRAFLTESTFVALEGIVLGTALSIVTSYLLFKNDDELNASGVGFPIPWTSIAVLVLAAAAASVLATVWPARQAAKIRPAVALRIAD